The stretch of DNA ACCTCCGGAGAGGGCGGGCCTCAGAAGACGCCCGAGATGCCAGCCATGCGCGCGCCCGCGACGGGCATCAGCCGGGCGGCGGAAGGGGCGCGACGCGTGGCGCTGGACTCCGCGCCGCCAGTGCGGCCGTGCAACAGCAGGGGCACCGCGACGCCGAAGGCCGCGCCCAGCACCGCGCCGGTGGCCACGTCGGTGAGGTAGTGCTTGTCGGCGCCCATGCGCAACAGCCCCACGGACGTGGCGAGCGGCAGCCCCACGGCCCAGATCCACGCCTGGTTCTCGTAGCCGCGCAGCGCGGCGACGGTGCCCGCGGACACCACCAGCGAGAAGGCCAGGTTGGTGTGACCACTGTAGAAGGACAGGTTGTTGTCACTGGGTTGCTCGGTGAGGCGCTTCTGGTCCTCGGGGAGCACGTGGACGAAGGGCCGCTCGCGGCCGACCAGGAACTTCACCGTCTGGTTCGCCAGCGTCGACAGCATGGCGCTCTCCAGGATGATGGTCGCGTCCTGCGCGAAGAACCGGCTGGGGCCATCCGAGCCCCGCCCCAGCGCGTACTGCAAGCCCATGACACCCACGGGCAGCACGCCGAAGCCGATGATGTTGCTCCATTGCCCCGCGCGGTGCCGCGACGCCTCCGTCTTTCCCGCCAGCCCCCGGCCCCAGCGGTCCAACCCGTTGAGTCGGTCCGTCCCGTCCGGCGCCCGATCACACCAGCGGCACGTCGCGGGCGCCAGGTCGCTCTTGAAGAGCGCCTCGCTCGAAATCCAGAGCACCGCGGCGGAGCCGGTGATGACGCCGTCGCGAGCCCAGTCGAACTTCAGCTCATGCAGACGGGGGGCGTCCTCCGCGGGCTGGGCCAGCGCCGGAGTCAGCGGATAGAGAGCGAGGACAGCAGTGAGTGCGAGAATGGGAAAGGACGGGCGCACGTCGCGCAGCATAGAGCGACGCTGGCGCGGCGCGAAGGGTTTGACTACAAGCGTCCGACTCCCATTCGCATCCGAGGCTTCATCGTGAGTACGCACCCCGTCGACCTGACGGCCGAGACCTTCGAACAGATGACTGGCAAGCCAGGGCTGGTCCTGGTGGACTTCTGGGCGGAGTGGTGTGGCCCGTGCCGCAACTTCGCGCCGACCTACGCCACCACCGCGGAGAAGCACCCGGACGTCGTGTTCGGCAAGGTGGACACCGAGGCGCAGCAGGAGCTGTCGGGCCGTTTCCAGATCCAGTCCATCCCCACGCTGATGGCGTTCAAGGATGGCACGGTGGTCCACCGCTCCAGCGGGGCCATGTCGCCGGGTCGGCTGGACGCGCTGGTCAAGTCGCTCAAGACGCTGGACGTCGCCTACGCGAAGCAGGCCGAGGAGAACAAGAAGCTGACCGAGCAGGGCATCGTCCCGCCCGGCGTGCACCCCGAGGCGACGTGGGACGAGGGTGACAGCGAATGGGTGTACGGCGCCACGGACCCCAAGGGTCGCAAGCAGGGCCCCTACAAGTACTGGCGCGCGGACGGCACGCTCTGCAACGAGTGCAGCTTCGAGAACGACAAGCCCCACGGCCCCTTCAAGCGCTTCCACGAGAGCGGTGAGGTCTCCCAGGACGGCGACTTCGTGAAGGGGGAGCTGCACGGGCCGCGCACCTGGTACGCGTCCGAGAAGTTCACCACGGAGCGCATGCACGAGAACGGCGTCTCCACGCTCGTTCGCAAGACGGTGATGATGTACGAGCACGGCCGCGTCACCGGCGTGAAGCACTACGACGGCCAGGAGCGCCGCGTGGTGCCGTCCACCGGTGAGCCGTACCCCGACCGCCCCGAGGGAATCCCGGTGGAGGCGGAGCTTCGCGAGGACCTGAACCAGTGGTCCCACGTGGAGCTGAACACCGACGGCGAGCGTCATGGGCTCGCGCGCTTCTGGCTCCAGGACGGCCAGCTGCTGTGGGAGGGCGAGT from Myxococcus guangdongensis encodes:
- a CDS encoding phosphatase PAP2 family protein produces the protein MLRDVRPSFPILALTAVLALYPLTPALAQPAEDAPRLHELKFDWARDGVITGSAAVLWISSEALFKSDLAPATCRWCDRAPDGTDRLNGLDRWGRGLAGKTEASRHRAGQWSNIIGFGVLPVGVMGLQYALGRGSDGPSRFFAQDATIILESAMLSTLANQTVKFLVGRERPFVHVLPEDQKRLTEQPSDNNLSFYSGHTNLAFSLVVSAGTVAALRGYENQAWIWAVGLPLATSVGLLRMGADKHYLTDVATGAVLGAAFGVAVPLLLHGRTGGAESSATRRAPSAARLMPVAGARMAGISGVF